The Oncorhynchus masou masou isolate Uvic2021 chromosome 14, UVic_Omas_1.1, whole genome shotgun sequence region AAATATCATCTCTGGCTAGTCTGTTATACAGTCTCTGGCTTGTTGAGTTTTGATTTGGGTAAAGAGATTTGATGTTTGCATGATAAATTAGTTCTTGTCACACCTCATACCAGATGTGTTATTACTTGGCCATTAGTTTATTGCACTTTCTTTTCTAGTAAGCACCTGCCAAAATGAGTCCACTGAAAATGACCATGACTAATACTTTGATATATAATAATATTTTATTTATCATGAATAGACAATATATATACAACAAGTAATAAAGCCATAATGTACTTGTTATACTGTTTTGGTGAATAAACATGATTTAATCATTAACATGTACTTCAAACTTTCATAGAAAAACAATACACTctatataatttatatttgaaCACATTTTGTATGTTGTTTAATTAATAATGATATCTGTGCAAAATAACTCCTAAGTGCATATGAATATTGCCAAACAACAAATTGGTATTATAGAATGAGGAACGCAACCAGAATTGATTCAGAACATACTATGCTTTGTTGCCATGACAAGCAAAATAAAGATTTATCGCAAAGAAACTTCACTTGATGAATAAAAAAGCTCTCATGACACATTGTCCAAATTCAGCCTTTTCCCAATTAGCCACAACTGTCTATCGTCACAGTTATTGCAAGTGAACACCGTTGACACTTACAAAAGGCAAACACAACAGTAAGACAGTAGGACATAGATTGAGAACTTGACAAATTAAGCTCATTGCCACTTTTGCACCGTCACAGTATATTGTTAACAATGACACCACCACATTCAGGACATTCAGTGTTCACAGTATATTGTTAACAATGACACCACCACATTCAGGACATTCAGTGTTCTTGCACTTCTTTCATTTAGTTTCAGCTTATCAATGTCCCGcacctgtgtgatgtcattaGTTCCGCTTCCCCTTTAACAGTCAGTGTTCCTTTCCTCTACTTCAGTGGAAATGCTGTGGTGGAGATACTTAGGATGGTTAGACGAGGAGGCTTACAGGGAATTGAAGCCGTCAGACTCCAACTCAGCAGCACGGtctatagcagcagcagtagtagcacaTTCAACACCACTGTGTTTGTCTGTAACACTGACCCAGCTTCGGGTCCCCAacctcagcctctctgtcccctgtctgtctttgtctgtctgtcagacccCTCCAGCCCCTCTGCCTTAGGAAATGAGGCAGCTGTTGGTCTTGTTCATGGGGGGCCGTTTGTTGCCGTCTTTGGGGAAGGTCTCCCTGCGTCGTCTCAGTGCGGGGCTCAGCCGGCTGGGCAGGTTGGCTTGTTGCAGCAGCTCCCTGAACACCTCCAGTACGTTGTTGTTCTCCTTGGCAGATGTCTCCAAGAAGCTGTTGTTCCAGTCCAGCTCCACAGTGGACAGCACGTCTTCGCTGGACACCGTCCTCTCGCCATGCCGGTCCGTCTTGTTGCCGACCACCACGATGGGTGTGAACTTGTCTTCTTTGACCGCCAGGATCTCGTCTCGCAGGCTCTTGACAGCCTCCAGGGAGTCAGGGTCATTGATGGCGTACACAAGGGCGAACGCGTCGCTGTTCTGAATGCAGAGCTTCCTCATGGCTGGGAAGGAGTAGCTGCCGCTGGTGTCCATGATGTGGATGGTGACCTTGGCCCCTCCGATGTCAAACTCCTTGCTGTGCAGTTCCTCCACGGTGCGCCGGTGCTTGGGTTCGAAAGTGTCCTGGAGGAAGCGGCTGATCAGGGCCGTCTTTCCCACGCCAGCCGCCCCCAGGAACACCAGACGCACCTCCGTCTTCTCCTTCACTTCTAGAGACATGATGACTTCCTCTAACACTGGCTCTCTCTCTTCCAATTCTGCTATTTTTACAAAATAACTCCTTGAACCTTTAGAGATGATGGAGAAGTTGGACTCTGCTGCAGAAATCTGCTGGAGTTATTCAGTGAACAGGGACAGTGTGGTAGGTTGTAGTAGTAAATCACTGAGAGTAGCTGGCAGTTGCATCTGTGTATGTCTGGTTGCCTGTGCACGCCATTTATGGTCTTTTTCAATCAGAGATTCCATGCCCCCTCCTGCTCTCATCCAATCAGGAGAGTGGAGTGGCTCTTTGAGTGAATTCAAAGCAGCCAATCAGAAAGACTCATGCAAATGACACAGAATCAGATTGCGAAGGAGGGAGGTGATGGATAGGAGTGAGCCCAAAACAGCGGGTGTATGTAGGATGCATTGTTTGCAGTGAGATGATTTTTGTATACCCACGATTGTATACTTGCACACAAAAAAGCAATTGTCTGCTCTGTGTATGGGATTGTTAAATCAGCCTATGTGTTTGTGTACTATAGAATGTATGTTGACTGTTCTTTTATGCAATATGTATGTACAGATGTATTATCTTAATTTGACCTGTTTCTCACAGTAGGAAAatgaatcctgcagcaacaggaaatgtgaatgatTATAATTAATGGGCATTTTTGTGGGTGTTGATGcattttttgttagggcaaatcaagtttgAAATTGTTAAGTGGAAATTACTTGCTTTTATGCCTACAAAAGGTGTTGACAAGGGAGCTTGCATGTTTGATGCATTGTGTGATACATTGCAATATCTTTGTGAGTATGGCTTCTGCCTTAGTACATACTGTGCTTTGAGCTACTGATAGACACACATATGTACTCTTcagtacagtatctacatctATGGATACAGCTACTTCTTTACCACAGCCAGGTTATCAAGTGGTTATCAGGCTTCTGTGTCCTGCTCTCCATTCCTCAGCtcagtgtgagagagagccttCTGGAGCtccgttttttttaaatataaagcAGCTGTCACAATGTGCACAACTGGTTGAAGgtaagtcaggtgcaggagagcagagatgggtgataacaGGCGCACTTTATTCATGCCCAAGGAAAACAGCGATAATGCCCACGGTACAATAAACAAAACACACGCGTCAAACACATACCCGGCGCAAACCAGCCTGATGCGAACCACACGTAacaaacaaacaattccacacacagacatgggggggaacagagggtaatATACATTTAGTCAGATGAGGGAATGTGAACCAGGTGTGCGGAaaaccaagacaaaacaaatagaaaatgaaaagtggagcGGCAATGGctggaagaccggtgacgtcgaacgccgcccgaacaaggagagggacagcAGCTCTACTCATTCTCTAGCTTTTCGTGTAAACCTCTCCAGCAGTCTGTGTGGTCAGTCGAGCTCAGCCCTCCACCTCCCACAGGATCCCGGTTAGTTATTTGATGCTCATCATTCTGTGACCTGCCGGACCCAAACGGTCAGCACGTTTCGAAAGGTTGTGGACTCAAATGACACACCACTCGAGGAAATGCCGGTACTGTGTCACTGTCTCAGAGAAAATGGCATATTATAACAGCGCTGTAAAAGGGATTCTGTCCTGATAACGTCTGTGTAATCACTATTACTGTTTATAAGAACTTGTTGAAGGATCCAGACTTTGACTTAGTCAAATCCCAATGCATTTTTATGCAATTTGTCTTGCATGTAATttatctctatgtctctgtcatCCTGCTGTGTCCCAGTTAAGCCACACTGTTGAGTCACAGTGGGAGTTCCCCTTACATTGAGAGGGTATTGCATCACTCAGTGGGATTGCTCATCATAAGGGGCATTCCATGGATTGGTGTATGGATTGGCCTGGACCTGGGAGTCCCACTACGTGCGCCCTCAACTGGCCGTGGCGTAGGAGGCTTTCTCTCAAATCACCCTCATGGCCACTTAGGCTCTCGTTAAGCCACATAGACACTGAGTGAGAATATGCATGGAATGACAATGTGTGTTGTGCAGAGAGGGCTTTATTTTCCCATTGCCCTCCCTCCTTCACCAGCTGGCTTTGTAGTCTCTTTCCTCTCCACTAAAGTTCTCTTCTGGAGGACTTCTGTCTTCAAAGCTCAGCTaaggagtctgtctgtgtgtcttcaTGGCTGGATCCTCCTGCTATATTACATGCAATGGAGCACtagtcacttcaataatgtttacatattttgcattactcatttcATTACTCATGTACATACattattctatcctattctactgtatcttagtctatgctgctctgacattgcccgtcaaaatatttttatattcttgattccattcctttactttagatttgtgtgcattgttgtgaaattgttagatattactgcactgtcggcgATAGagaaacaagcatttcgctacacctgcaataacatatTCTAAACACGTGCATGCGACATAACGTTTGATTTGAATTGCACTCAGCTGTCATACTCAATTATTGACTTGAAAGAGCCTCATTACaaagttgtatttatttattttaaacattGCAATCATTGCTTTtagtttggcatacattttaaagtggaaaatcTGTTGCCGTGGAATTGCCCATGTACTTTAGCTggcttcactcactcactcactcactcactcactcactcactgtgctGTGATTATCACATGTTGCCATTGATACAACAGCTACAATGATTTAATGAGCAGGGATTTGTGCCTTATTAAAGGCATCATTATTCACAGCATTGATTACTGATGTGCTGTTCTGAATTATTGTAATTTTCAGTAGCATTATGGCAGAATTGTGATATGAGGGGGTTATAGAGTGATTGCCATCTCATTTGAGTACTATTGTGCTAAATGGGATTGAGACTGTCTGTAGTAGTCTTATCACAGTTTCATGACTAGGGTAGAGTTCAACTCTCAGGCTACTTACTAGGTGAAAACCTTCCCTGTTTGAAGATCTTATAAAGAAGTTGAGGAACTGGTAGCTAGACAAAACATCCAGGCTGCTTCTCAAGGCAGATGTGATGCCTATTACTAATGGTGAGTGGAGTTGGGTAGAAAGTGTATGCCTTTAGCTTAATCAAGCAGCCTTATTGTCTCAAGTCATCATCTATGTCATCCAAAGGcatgttttatatattttctgGTGCAGAGTTGTCACATACAGGAAGTTGTCAAATAAAATAAGTCCTCCCAGGGCTCCAGACATTCAACCTGAAGGTCAAATCTAGTTGAAGGAATCTCCTGTTTAGTTGAATGTTCTACATTGCCTTGCTTAGTCTGGCCTCATTTCTATTACTTTTTGATCCTTTCAAAAGTCCTGTCATTTCCAGACCGAAACTTGTGTTTACTGATGGCTCGGTGTCCCCCAGCAATTCAGCTCCCTCTCAACTCTGTCAGTTATTAAAGAGTCCAGAAAGTAATATTAGAGTCCTGTCACTGTATGTGTTTACTTAGAATTTCCCCCTAAATTCCCCTGTATGTCCAACACTACTAGGAGAACGAAAGAGAATATATATAGTCCCCTGGCGGCTGTGATACTGAGCTGGTGTGTTGCTCTCACGGCCCCAGAGGTGTAAGTGATGATGCATGGGTGTGAATTGGTGATGTTAGGAACAGCCTGTTCTAAGAACACACTGTTGAAGGGGGATGGGCTCTCAAAGCATTCAGCAAGCAATCATTtttagttatttattttatttg contains the following coding sequences:
- the LOC135554345 gene encoding ras-related protein Rap-2a-like, with product MSLEVKEKTEVRLVFLGAAGVGKTALISRFLQDTFEPKHRRTVEELHSKEFDIGGAKVTIHIMDTSGSYSFPAMRKLCIQNSDAFALVYAINDPDSLEAVKSLRDEILAVKEDKFTPIVVVGNKTDRHGERTVSSEDVLSTVELDWNNSFLETSAKENNNVLEVFRELLQQANLPSRLSPALRRRRETFPKDGNKRPPMNKTNSCLIS